A window of the Sporosarcina sp. FSL K6-2383 genome harbors these coding sequences:
- a CDS encoding sugar ABC transporter ATP-binding protein translates to MSEYILEMNDISKEFPGVKALSNVNFKVKKGEIHCLVGENGAGKSTLMKVLSGVYPHGTYDGDIVFEDQVQQFREINDSVKTGIGIIYQELALFPDLTVYENIFAGNEVKKGPFVDWNQTIVQATQLLKKVKLDVTPETLIKELGVGKQQLVEIAKALSKDVNLLILDEPTAALNEDDSENLLELLKELKNQGISCIMISHKLKEVIHIADKVTVLRDGKTICTLDASKGEVSENVIIKNMVGREIEDIYPKHPDKIIGDTVLELTNWSAYDVQLGRNVVKDVNLQVKKGEIIGIAGLMGSGRTELALSIFGNPKNYKLQGDLEIHGAPAVLKHTSEAIKAGIAYVTEDRKGDGLFLLQDIKSNVSAAHLKGISKKGILNLNEEVKVGSEYKDSLYIKASSLEQEVGNLSGGNQQKVSLGKWLFTGPKILILDEPTRGIDVGAKFEIYTIMNQLIDEGMSIIMISSELGEVLGMSDRIYVMANGAIKGELDKTNATQETIMELATQ, encoded by the coding sequence ATGAGCGAATACATTTTAGAGATGAATGATATATCGAAAGAGTTCCCAGGAGTCAAAGCCCTATCGAACGTGAATTTCAAAGTGAAAAAAGGAGAGATTCATTGTTTGGTCGGCGAGAACGGCGCGGGGAAATCGACATTGATGAAGGTATTGAGCGGCGTCTATCCACATGGCACATACGATGGAGATATCGTGTTTGAAGACCAAGTTCAACAGTTCCGTGAGATTAACGATAGTGTAAAAACGGGTATTGGCATCATTTATCAAGAGCTAGCACTTTTTCCTGATTTGACAGTCTATGAAAATATATTTGCCGGCAATGAAGTGAAGAAAGGGCCTTTCGTTGATTGGAACCAAACGATTGTCCAAGCTACACAACTACTAAAAAAGGTAAAGCTAGATGTGACACCGGAAACATTGATCAAGGAATTAGGTGTAGGAAAACAACAACTCGTTGAAATTGCCAAAGCATTAAGTAAAGATGTCAATCTGCTTATTTTAGATGAGCCAACAGCAGCACTGAATGAGGATGATAGTGAAAATTTATTAGAGCTCCTGAAGGAACTGAAAAACCAAGGGATTAGCTGCATCATGATTTCACATAAGCTGAAGGAAGTCATTCACATAGCGGACAAGGTAACTGTTTTACGTGATGGAAAGACGATTTGCACGCTGGATGCTAGTAAAGGAGAAGTGTCGGAAAATGTCATCATCAAAAACATGGTGGGACGTGAAATTGAAGACATTTACCCGAAACATCCAGATAAGATAATCGGAGACACTGTTCTTGAGCTGACTAATTGGTCGGCCTATGACGTGCAATTAGGAAGAAACGTCGTGAAAGATGTCAACCTTCAAGTGAAAAAAGGCGAGATTATTGGCATTGCTGGTCTTATGGGATCTGGTCGTACAGAACTTGCGCTGAGTATCTTTGGAAATCCGAAAAACTATAAGTTGCAAGGAGATTTGGAGATTCACGGGGCGCCTGCAGTGTTGAAACATACGAGTGAAGCCATAAAGGCGGGTATTGCCTATGTAACAGAGGACCGAAAAGGCGACGGACTGTTTTTATTACAGGATATTAAAAGCAATGTCTCAGCCGCGCATCTGAAGGGAATCTCGAAAAAGGGGATTCTTAATTTAAACGAAGAAGTGAAGGTTGGTTCAGAATATAAAGATTCGTTATATATTAAAGCAAGCTCACTGGAGCAAGAAGTCGGCAATCTGAGTGGCGGAAACCAACAAAAAGTATCGCTTGGTAAATGGTTGTTTACTGGACCTAAGATCTTGATTTTAGATGAACCAACACGTGGAATTGATGTTGGGGCAAAGTTCGAAATTTATACGATTATGAATCAATTGATTGATGAAGGCATGAGTATCATTATGATTTCTTCTGAACTTGGTGAAGTATTAGGGATGAGTGATCGTATTTATGTGATGGCAAACGGTGCCATTAAGGGAGAACTAGACAAGACAAATGCGACACAGGAAACAATTATGGAACTTGCGACGCAATAA
- a CDS encoding sugar ABC transporter permease: MGFFKEGKALVKANIRDYGMYIALVVILITFTIMTNGLFMSSRNISNLLDSAGYIAVLAVGMTLVIVIRHIDLSVGFLAGFLGAITAIFLMQMGLSVWIAIPLILILGAAIGLLNGVLVAKIGIPSFVATLAGMLIFRGALLQVTEKTGTIIVRDDQFNAIGNGFIPSIMQINGLHLLTLLVGLVGILFFIYNEIANRRNKLTYGFDVMSKKLFSVKIAMIAAVIAYITWILAGYNGLSWTVMIIIAVVIIYHFLTTKTVLGRHIYAVGSNPEAAHLSGINVQKITYIVFGSMGMLAALSGILFTSRLQSATTTAGTLFELDAIAAAYVGGVSSAGGVGKVTGAIIGAIVMASLSSGMNLLGVGISYQYMIRGGVLAGAVIFDVMTRKQRA; the protein is encoded by the coding sequence ATGGGATTTTTTAAAGAAGGGAAAGCGCTCGTCAAGGCCAATATTCGAGATTACGGGATGTATATTGCGTTAGTTGTTATTTTGATAACGTTTACGATTATGACGAACGGTTTGTTTATGTCCTCTCGCAATATTAGTAACTTGTTAGATTCTGCTGGTTATATTGCAGTTTTGGCAGTTGGGATGACGCTTGTCATAGTCATTCGTCATATTGACTTATCGGTGGGTTTTTTAGCAGGATTTTTAGGTGCGATTACAGCCATTTTCTTGATGCAAATGGGTCTGTCGGTATGGATTGCGATTCCATTGATTTTAATTTTAGGTGCCGCTATTGGTTTGCTTAACGGGGTATTGGTTGCGAAGATTGGAATTCCATCATTCGTTGCTACGTTGGCAGGAATGCTAATATTCCGTGGTGCACTGCTTCAAGTTACGGAGAAAACGGGAACAATTATTGTAAGAGATGATCAATTTAATGCGATAGGGAATGGATTTATTCCATCCATTATGCAAATTAATGGCTTGCATCTATTGACGTTATTAGTAGGATTGGTTGGAATCCTTTTCTTTATTTATAATGAAATTGCCAATCGACGCAACAAATTGACATATGGCTTCGACGTGATGTCTAAGAAATTATTTAGCGTAAAGATTGCTATGATCGCAGCAGTTATTGCTTATATCACTTGGATTTTAGCTGGGTATAATGGGTTGTCATGGACTGTTATGATTATCATAGCAGTTGTCATCATCTACCACTTCTTAACGACTAAAACAGTGCTTGGTCGTCATATTTACGCAGTTGGTAGTAATCCAGAGGCGGCGCATTTAAGCGGAATCAATGTTCAAAAGATTACATACATCGTGTTTGGCTCGATGGGGATGCTCGCAGCATTATCTGGAATACTGTTTACGTCACGCCTTCAGTCGGCAACGACAACAGCTGGAACTCTTTTTGAACTCGATGCGATTGCAGCAGCGTACGTCGGTGGGGTTTCTTCTGCAGGTGGTGTTGGTAAAGTAACAGGTGCGATTATTGGAGCCATCGTAATGGCTTCGTTATCAAGCGGTATGAACTTGCTAGGCGTAGGAATATCTTATCAGTATATGATTCGCGGAGGGGTTTTAGCTGGGGCAGTCATCTTTGACGTGATGACGCGCAAGCAAAGAGCCTAA
- a CDS encoding amino acid ABC transporter ATP-binding protein, whose amino-acid sequence MTLIQVRNLKKSFGQLEVLKDINVEIKEREVVCVIGPSGSGKSTFLRCLNRLEDISGGHVVIDGQDITDTKLDINKIRENVGMVFQQFNLFPHMSALQNVMLAPMKLRKSDKGEIEKKALELLRKVGLSDKAHVYPGELSGGQKQRVAIARSLAMDPNIMLFDEPTSALDPEVVGDVLEVMKQLALEGMTMVVVTHEMGFAREVGDRVIFMDGGYIVEENVPEELFGNPQEARTQSFLSKVL is encoded by the coding sequence ATGACTTTAATTCAAGTGAGAAATTTAAAGAAGTCCTTTGGTCAACTTGAAGTATTGAAAGATATTAATGTAGAAATCAAAGAGCGTGAAGTTGTTTGTGTAATTGGACCTTCTGGTTCTGGAAAAAGTACGTTTCTTCGCTGTTTAAATCGTTTAGAGGATATATCGGGCGGCCATGTTGTCATTGATGGCCAAGATATCACGGATACAAAGCTTGATATTAATAAAATTAGAGAAAATGTTGGGATGGTGTTCCAACAATTTAATCTGTTTCCGCATATGAGCGCCTTACAAAATGTTATGCTTGCGCCAATGAAGCTTCGTAAAAGTGACAAGGGCGAAATTGAGAAGAAAGCACTGGAGCTACTTCGAAAAGTAGGTCTGTCTGATAAAGCACATGTATACCCTGGAGAATTATCAGGAGGTCAAAAGCAACGTGTCGCAATTGCACGATCGTTAGCGATGGATCCAAATATTATGCTGTTTGATGAACCGACATCAGCACTTGATCCTGAAGTAGTTGGTGATGTTCTGGAGGTTATGAAGCAACTTGCACTTGAAGGAATGACGATGGTTGTCGTCACACATGAGATGGGGTTTGCACGTGAAGTAGGGGACCGTGTTATTTTCATGGATGGGGGCTATATCGTAGAGGAAAATGTTCCAGAGGAATTGTTCGGCAACCCTCAGGAGGCTAGAACTCAATCATTCTTAAGCAAAGTGTTGTAA
- a CDS encoding response regulator has protein sequence MMKLLIVDDEPTELEGMQVILQKAFPELTIYQGKNGKMAIELADIVQPDLVLMDIMMPGMTGLEAIEKIQVSHPTTKFVMVTAFDMFDYARQAIKLGVKDYLLKPSKASEIVATVGKLLEQCQQEREIEAISQVQQKKWQKTLALVETDIVTQLLFDHVHEVHIDMLVEMLAIRSTYEKFVMVILLPEKAERYYVPIKEKVRELGDAWVGALYGRQLPIIVFRDQTKSFRSQAIALANSIIWLDKEKVGSDWFIGIGQVYESLDEIRQSYQEALIATMDTTLAVKSRFYSDVPALSLETDNQLIKQQQKDFFDQIRLGDWVSLRSGVLDLIRQYENAGNSLVYTQQRVLELLWVAHRVMDEMGITTETSFFSFQVQDYRQLCTETLLLIERMNASYETHYDRLEADKIHQIKHYISEHSHQDISLDVLAQRVNLSPIYISKMFKEKLGINYIDFLTECRIEKAKKLMHDPELSLKEITFEIGYNEPNYFSKVFKKMCGVSPKEYRKTLVSKKVEV, from the coding sequence ATGATGAAACTTCTTATAGTGGATGATGAACCGACTGAGCTAGAAGGGATGCAAGTGATATTACAAAAGGCATTCCCTGAACTGACGATTTACCAAGGGAAGAATGGCAAAATGGCGATTGAATTGGCCGATATCGTTCAACCAGATTTGGTTTTAATGGATATAATGATGCCTGGTATGACGGGACTTGAAGCCATTGAAAAAATTCAGGTGAGTCATCCGACGACCAAATTTGTCATGGTGACGGCATTTGATATGTTTGATTATGCGAGACAGGCTATTAAGCTGGGTGTAAAAGATTATCTGTTGAAGCCTAGTAAAGCAAGTGAAATTGTAGCGACAGTAGGAAAATTATTAGAGCAATGTCAGCAGGAACGTGAGATAGAGGCCATCAGTCAGGTACAACAGAAAAAGTGGCAAAAGACGTTGGCATTAGTAGAAACAGATATTGTGACACAGTTATTATTTGACCATGTACATGAAGTGCATATTGATATGCTCGTCGAGATGTTAGCAATTCGTTCTACTTACGAAAAATTTGTTATGGTCATATTACTACCAGAAAAAGCAGAGCGTTATTATGTGCCGATTAAAGAAAAGGTACGTGAATTGGGAGATGCGTGGGTAGGTGCATTGTATGGGCGGCAACTTCCTATTATTGTTTTCCGAGACCAAACGAAGTCCTTCCGCTCGCAGGCAATTGCATTGGCCAATTCGATTATATGGTTGGATAAAGAGAAAGTGGGCTCAGATTGGTTTATAGGAATAGGTCAAGTATATGAGTCATTGGACGAAATTCGTCAGTCCTATCAAGAGGCACTAATTGCCACAATGGATACAACGTTGGCTGTTAAAAGCCGGTTTTATTCTGATGTTCCAGCTCTTAGTTTAGAAACGGACAATCAGTTGATTAAACAACAACAGAAAGATTTCTTTGACCAAATACGCTTAGGGGACTGGGTGTCTCTTCGATCTGGCGTATTGGATTTAATTCGTCAGTATGAGAATGCAGGGAATTCACTAGTGTATACGCAGCAGCGAGTACTCGAGTTGTTGTGGGTTGCGCATCGGGTGATGGATGAGATGGGGATTACAACAGAAACTTCATTTTTCTCCTTTCAAGTACAGGATTATCGTCAATTATGTACAGAGACGCTTCTATTGATTGAGCGAATGAATGCAAGTTACGAAACACACTATGATCGGTTAGAAGCTGATAAAATCCATCAAATAAAACACTATATTAGTGAGCATTCACATCAGGATATTTCACTAGATGTTCTTGCGCAGAGGGTCAATTTAAGTCCAATTTATATCAGCAAAATGTTCAAGGAAAAGTTAGGCATTAACTATATCGATTTTTTGACGGAGTGCCGAATTGAAAAAGCGAAGAAGTTGATGCATGATCCAGAGCTAAGTTTAAAGGAGATTACGTTTGAAATTGGTTATAATGAGCCGAATTATTTCAGTAAGGTGTTTAAGAAAATGTGCGGAGTATCCCCAAAGGAATACCGGAAAACGTTAGTGAGTAAAAAAGTTGAAGTTTGA
- a CDS encoding histidine kinase, whose product MTTTTIQKKIWMLVTMMLLIMGIIWLTLTHYNQKTQEQSNTILQRYLRMNEVTTASQQIITHLNNYLVNPTDQHQQKIEKSIVILEEVQQDVAELRNAENTFSVTNYIHLIDSLIETTNRSILFSEEREVEGATNQFNEANRISLYISEMTLTILDRELKSSNRFYRDIIQQSEELKKLGIWLLLLMTAVLLLATYWFSLSITRPIHRLTKAANELSKGRFTQQIEVKSNDEIAFLAKTFDKMRININDLIVEIQQKALLEHELQQSKLLLKESQFKSLQSQINPHFLFNTLNTLSKKAYLDGAEETSDLIVSVAGLLRYNLKRIDRSVTLFEEVVVLNQYMDIQKARFRDRLQFKMDIDESCLQVKIPGLTLQPIIENAVIHAIEPEENGGTIWFTIKRDVAGVIIEIEDSGQGMTQEKTEQLLLGNVVPTEGHSTGIGFQNVVKRLYLFYGQENIVTIDSREGRGTRVVIQIPTVREENDDETSYSG is encoded by the coding sequence ATGACAACGACAACGATTCAAAAAAAGATTTGGATGTTAGTAACGATGATGCTCCTGATCATGGGGATTATTTGGTTGACGCTGACACATTATAATCAGAAAACACAAGAGCAATCGAATACAATTTTACAGCGCTATTTGCGGATGAATGAAGTGACAACAGCTAGTCAACAAATCATTACGCATTTAAATAATTACTTAGTCAATCCAACAGACCAACATCAGCAGAAAATCGAGAAGAGCATAGTTATTTTGGAAGAAGTGCAGCAGGATGTAGCGGAGCTACGGAACGCTGAAAATACATTTTCAGTAACGAATTATATTCATTTGATAGATAGTCTTATTGAGACGACGAACCGTTCCATTCTCTTTTCAGAGGAGCGAGAAGTGGAAGGGGCGACCAATCAATTCAATGAGGCAAATCGTATTTCTTTGTACATATCAGAAATGACCTTGACGATTTTAGACCGCGAATTAAAGTCTTCAAATCGATTTTACAGAGATATTATTCAGCAGTCAGAGGAGTTGAAAAAGCTTGGTATTTGGTTGCTACTACTGATGACTGCTGTGTTATTATTAGCCACTTACTGGTTTTCACTCAGTATTACACGTCCGATTCATCGACTGACGAAGGCGGCTAATGAATTGTCTAAAGGGCGCTTTACACAACAAATTGAAGTGAAGTCGAACGATGAAATTGCCTTTTTGGCAAAAACATTTGATAAGATGCGGATAAATATTAATGATTTAATAGTAGAAATCCAACAAAAGGCGTTGCTTGAGCATGAGCTTCAGCAAAGTAAGTTATTGTTGAAGGAGAGCCAATTTAAAAGCTTACAAAGCCAAATAAATCCACACTTTTTATTTAACACATTGAACACTTTATCGAAAAAGGCTTATTTGGATGGTGCAGAGGAAACGAGTGATCTTATCGTCAGTGTAGCGGGTTTACTGCGTTATAACTTGAAGCGAATTGACCGCTCCGTGACGCTATTTGAAGAAGTGGTCGTATTGAATCAGTATATGGACATTCAAAAAGCGCGTTTTAGAGATCGTTTGCAATTTAAGATGGACATTGATGAGTCGTGCCTACAAGTGAAAATTCCTGGTTTAACACTTCAGCCGATTATTGAGAACGCAGTCATCCATGCGATTGAGCCAGAGGAGAATGGCGGTACTATTTGGTTTACTATTAAAAGGGATGTCGCTGGTGTCATTATAGAAATCGAGGACAGTGGACAAGGAATGACGCAAGAGAAGACCGAGCAGTTATTGCTAGGGAATGTTGTCCCAACAGAAGGGCATTCCACGGGTATAGGCTTTCAAAATGTCGTAAAAAGATTGTATTTGTTTTACGGACAAGAGAATATCGTTACGATTGATAGTAGAGAAGGGCGAGGGACAAGGGTAGTCATACAAATTCCAACGGTAAGGGAGGAAAATGATGATGAAACTTCTTATAGTGGATGA
- a CDS encoding transporter substrate-binding domain-containing protein, which translates to MKRFGIYTMFVAILLLVAACGADKGDSSSEGTDKSSGDGNKAYIVGIDTTYPPFEFEVDGEYTGIDIDLITAIAKNQGIEIEFDAMDFGGIIPAMQANQLDIAIAGMSITDERKEVVDFSDPYFDAGLTLVVDAKTTDIASIEDLKGKTIVAKNGTTGAKFAQEHEAEYGYTLVLFDDSPAMFQEVSNGNAVALIEDYPVIAYAISQNNLELQIIGDRLNGDQYGIAVLKGQNSDVLQKINDGLKDLRDSGEYDKILSKYLAE; encoded by the coding sequence ATGAAGAGGTTTGGAATATATACAATGTTCGTAGCAATTTTGTTATTGGTCGCAGCATGTGGTGCTGATAAAGGGGATAGTTCGTCAGAGGGGACAGACAAAAGTTCGGGGGATGGTAATAAAGCCTATATCGTTGGGATAGATACAACGTATCCACCTTTCGAATTTGAGGTGGATGGAGAATATACGGGAATCGATATTGATCTTATTACCGCAATTGCAAAAAATCAAGGGATTGAAATTGAATTTGATGCAATGGACTTTGGGGGAATCATTCCAGCTATGCAAGCAAATCAGTTAGATATCGCAATTGCAGGAATGAGTATTACTGACGAGCGTAAAGAAGTTGTAGATTTCTCAGATCCATATTTTGATGCTGGTCTTACATTAGTTGTTGATGCAAAAACAACAGATATTGCATCTATTGAAGATTTAAAAGGGAAGACAATTGTAGCAAAGAATGGAACGACTGGAGCAAAATTCGCGCAAGAACATGAAGCTGAATATGGCTACACACTTGTATTGTTCGATGACAGTCCTGCAATGTTCCAAGAAGTTTCAAACGGAAATGCTGTTGCATTAATTGAAGACTATCCTGTCATTGCTTATGCAATTTCTCAAAACAATCTTGAACTTCAAATAATCGGCGACCGTTTAAATGGAGATCAGTATGGAATTGCTGTCCTTAAAGGGCAAAATAGTGATGTATTGCAAAAAATTAATGATGGACTAAAAGATCTTCGTGATAGCGGAGAATATGACAAGATCCTTTCAAAATATCTTGCTGAGTAA
- a CDS encoding amino acid ABC transporter permease, whose protein sequence is MDTIIAALPYLMQGLKVTLYIFFFSIIFGFLIGLVVALIRLTPFKILNWIAKAFVDIIRGTPFIVQLFFIYFGMNSLEFISLDRTVAGILTVSLNAGAYFSEIIRTGIQSIDKGQTEASRSLGLSQAYTMRAVILPQAFRRMLPTITNQTIISFKDTSLLSIIGIADIVQKGKVQASATFQHFEIWLTVGVIYFIAIYLLSLLSSFVERRFELR, encoded by the coding sequence ATGGATACGATTATTGCGGCTTTGCCCTACTTAATGCAGGGGCTAAAAGTTACGTTGTACATCTTTTTCTTTTCAATTATTTTTGGTTTTTTAATCGGGTTAGTTGTTGCACTGATACGTCTTACGCCATTTAAAATTTTGAACTGGATTGCGAAGGCTTTTGTTGATATCATTCGGGGAACACCGTTTATTGTTCAATTATTTTTCATTTACTTCGGGATGAATTCACTTGAATTTATTTCGTTAGATCGAACAGTGGCCGGAATTTTAACCGTTTCGCTAAATGCTGGAGCCTATTTCTCGGAGATTATTCGTACAGGAATCCAATCGATTGATAAAGGGCAGACGGAAGCATCGAGATCACTTGGTCTTTCGCAAGCGTATACGATGCGTGCCGTTATTTTGCCACAAGCATTTAGAAGAATGCTACCAACAATTACGAACCAAACGATTATTAGTTTTAAAGATACTTCTCTCCTTTCTATCATTGGGATTGCCGATATTGTGCAAAAAGGTAAAGTTCAAGCGAGTGCTACTTTTCAACACTTTGAGATTTGGTTAACGGTTGGGGTTATCTACTTTATTGCTATTTATCTATTGTCGTTACTCTCCAGCTTTGTTGAAAGGAGATTTGAACTAAGATGA
- a CDS encoding sugar-binding protein: MFKKFKGFMLLAILMVFAVVAAACNNGSSNSIDVGIVLPTKDEPRWVQDEQRFKDALADSDYSTEILFSQGSSAKEKENVEALLNKGIKVLIITPHDGAAAASAVEAAKKEGVTVIAYDRLITDTDAVDYYVTFDSLAVGAAQAQYLVDNAQGSDVPLYLYAGGSFDNNAFLFFEGAWQVLQPKIADGTFKIANSSEAEALKDSADLSREQLGKIIGQVTTNWDANEAKNKAQTHLTAASDDQKGDVAILAPNDGTARSIADVFASDSAISNYFVTGQDAEKASIQYIIDEKQSMTVFKDVRTLVKDAMGMAVEVLDGNTPETTGSYDNGSIEVKAKQTDVIVVDKNNVKAELVDSEYYEASDFTGLE, encoded by the coding sequence ATGTTCAAGAAGTTCAAGGGGTTCATGTTATTAGCGATTTTGATGGTGTTCGCAGTAGTAGCTGCTGCATGTAACAACGGCAGTAGTAACTCAATTGACGTGGGAATTGTATTGCCAACAAAGGATGAGCCACGATGGGTACAAGATGAGCAACGCTTCAAGGATGCGTTAGCAGATTCTGATTATTCAACAGAAATTCTATTTAGCCAAGGATCTTCAGCGAAAGAGAAAGAAAATGTAGAGGCATTACTAAATAAAGGCATTAAAGTATTGATCATCACGCCTCATGATGGCGCAGCAGCTGCATCGGCAGTAGAAGCAGCGAAAAAAGAAGGCGTAACAGTCATCGCATATGACCGTCTAATCACAGATACAGATGCAGTCGATTATTATGTAACTTTTGATAGTTTAGCAGTAGGTGCTGCACAAGCACAGTATTTAGTAGACAATGCACAGGGTTCTGATGTTCCACTATACCTATATGCAGGGGGTTCTTTTGACAACAATGCGTTCCTATTCTTTGAAGGAGCATGGCAAGTACTTCAACCCAAAATTGCGGATGGTACATTTAAAATTGCTAACTCAAGTGAAGCAGAAGCGTTAAAAGATTCAGCTGATCTCTCACGGGAGCAGTTAGGGAAAATTATTGGGCAAGTTACAACAAACTGGGATGCAAATGAAGCGAAAAACAAAGCACAAACTCACTTAACAGCAGCAAGCGACGACCAAAAAGGTGATGTTGCTATTCTAGCACCGAATGATGGAACAGCTCGTTCTATCGCAGACGTATTTGCCTCTGATAGTGCGATTTCAAACTACTTTGTAACAGGGCAAGATGCAGAGAAAGCATCAATCCAATACATCATTGATGAAAAACAATCGATGACAGTGTTCAAAGACGTTCGTACATTAGTAAAAGATGCAATGGGGATGGCTGTTGAAGTACTAGATGGCAATACACCAGAAACAACAGGTTCTTATGATAATGGTTCGATTGAAGTGAAAGCGAAACAAACGGACGTTATCGTAGTGGATAAAAACAATGTGAAAGCTGAGTTAGTCGATTCTGAATACTACGAAGCAAGCGACTTCACAGGGTTAGAGTAA
- a CDS encoding substrate-binding domain-containing protein, whose product MRKKVVLILVVLIVVFTYMTVLSAVKAFRSTSEMPANLSSAPATIRLVLITQELDTPFWNLVGQGAIQQAKEENVQLEVWGSYGNNKDAFLKKMEVAIHSKVDGIIVQGLDNEEFKELTKVKAAFYGIPVITVANDVPVEESLRKTYIGSDQYLAGEIVASQLIDEMGTSGEVVILGDQQQAHYQKERLDGIQDILGKFPNISMIVKETADTKEQVIATMQRVMNEVPSATAFITINANYTGPMIQEIERRTQVKPYYIYTFDDGVESTTLLAQGKLDGVLGQKPEKMGSESVKRMMEWISGKTVPLDSNGYLTETRMIEAKGEE is encoded by the coding sequence ATGCGGAAGAAAGTTGTGCTTATACTTGTTGTACTCATTGTTGTTTTTACCTATATGACGGTACTGTCAGCTGTTAAGGCATTCCGTTCAACGAGTGAAATGCCTGCTAACCTCTCCTCGGCACCGGCAACTATTCGTCTTGTACTCATTACGCAAGAGCTGGACACCCCTTTTTGGAATTTAGTGGGACAAGGGGCTATTCAGCAAGCAAAAGAAGAAAATGTTCAGCTTGAAGTATGGGGAAGTTATGGCAATAACAAAGATGCTTTTTTGAAGAAGATGGAGGTTGCCATTCATTCGAAGGTAGACGGCATTATCGTGCAGGGACTCGATAATGAGGAATTCAAAGAGCTCACAAAGGTGAAGGCAGCTTTTTATGGAATACCTGTCATTACCGTAGCAAATGACGTACCTGTAGAAGAAAGTTTGCGCAAAACATATATTGGTTCAGACCAGTATTTAGCAGGGGAAATAGTAGCCAGTCAATTGATAGACGAAATGGGGACATCAGGTGAAGTCGTTATTCTTGGTGATCAACAACAAGCCCATTATCAAAAAGAGCGTTTGGATGGTATTCAAGATATATTAGGTAAGTTTCCAAATATCAGTATGATTGTGAAGGAGACAGCTGATACAAAGGAACAAGTAATTGCTACGATGCAAAGGGTGATGAATGAAGTCCCTAGTGCCACCGCCTTTATCACAATCAATGCAAATTATACAGGTCCGATGATTCAAGAAATTGAGAGACGCACGCAAGTGAAACCTTATTATATTTACACGTTTGATGATGGAGTGGAGTCAACTACCCTCCTAGCGCAAGGCAAACTCGATGGGGTTTTAGGGCAGAAGCCGGAAAAGATGGGTAGTGAGAGTGTAAAAAGAATGATGGAATGGATATCAGGCAAGACTGTTCCACTTGATTCAAACGGTTATCTCACCGAAACGCGAATGATTGAAGCGAAAGGTGAAGAGTGA